A DNA window from Anastrepha ludens isolate Willacy chromosome 6, idAnaLude1.1, whole genome shotgun sequence contains the following coding sequences:
- the LOC128867765 gene encoding 40S ribosomal protein S18: MSLVIPEKFQHILRIMNTNIDGKRKVGIAMTAIKGVGRRYSNIVLKKADVDLTKRAGECTEEEVDKIVTIISNPLQYKVPNWFLNRQKDIIDGKYTQLTSSNLDSKLREDLERLKKIRSHRGLRHYWGLRVRGQHTKTTGRRGRTVGVSKKK; the protein is encoded by the exons ATG tcGCTCGTAATCCCCGAAAAGTTCCAACACATTCTCCGTATTATGAATACCAACATTGATGGTAAACGTAAAGTTGGTATTGCCATGACTGCCATCAAAGGTGTGGGTCGTCGTTACTCCAACATTGTTTTAAAGAAGGCTGACGTTGATCTTACCAAACGCGCTGGAGAATGCACTGAGGAAGAG GTTGACAAGATTGTCACCATCATTTCCAATCCTCTTCAATACAAAGTACCAAACTGGTTCCTTAACAGACAAAAGGATATCATTGATGGCAAATACACACAATTGACGTCTTCAAATTTGGACTCAAAATTGCGTGAGGATTTGGAACGTTTGAAGAAAATCCGCTCCCACCGTGGTCTGCGTCACTACTGGGGTCTGCGTGTGCGTGGTCAACATACCAAGACTACCGGCCGTCGCGGTCGCACTGTTGGTGTGTCTAAGAAGAAGTAA